The Kineococcus mangrovi genome includes a window with the following:
- a CDS encoding LacI family DNA-binding transcriptional regulator codes for MASAEPRRRARRSRPDGPVTLDDVAREAGVSLATASRVLNGSTRVVGQALRERVHDAAARLDYSANAQAQAMARGRSDVVGLVVHDIADPYFSSLAAGVMDAAETAGAIVTLSVTRGDADREVAHVAALRRQRVRAVVLAGSRWVDAERTEALRAELEAFRAGGGQVAAATQDVLGVDSVLVDNEGGARRLTEAVVDLGYRESWVLQGPENLVTARDRTAGFLAGLAARGLEPAQRVAGPFTRDGAYDAVAALLADRPRRRRTAPAPVLLAVNDVMAVGAIAAARDAGLDVPRDLAVAGFDDIPTLRDVAPALTTVRLPLTDIGRRLFDLVDSADGGPARLEHVAGEVLLRASTPALS; via the coding sequence GTGGCCAGCGCTGAACCTCGACGACGTGCCCGGCGGTCCCGCCCCGACGGGCCCGTGACCCTCGACGACGTCGCCCGCGAGGCGGGGGTCTCCCTGGCCACCGCCTCGCGCGTCCTCAACGGCAGCACCCGCGTCGTGGGCCAGGCGCTGCGCGAACGGGTCCACGACGCCGCCGCCCGGCTCGACTACAGCGCCAACGCGCAGGCGCAGGCCATGGCCCGCGGCCGGTCCGACGTGGTCGGCCTCGTCGTCCACGACATCGCCGACCCGTACTTCTCCTCCCTGGCCGCGGGCGTCATGGACGCGGCGGAGACGGCCGGGGCCATCGTCACGCTGTCCGTCACCCGGGGCGACGCCGACCGCGAGGTCGCCCACGTGGCGGCGCTGCGCCGGCAGCGGGTGCGGGCGGTCGTCCTCGCCGGGTCGCGCTGGGTGGACGCCGAACGCACCGAGGCCCTGCGCGCCGAGCTCGAGGCGTTCCGAGCGGGCGGGGGGCAGGTGGCGGCGGCCACCCAGGACGTCCTGGGGGTCGACAGCGTCCTCGTCGACAACGAGGGCGGGGCCCGGCGGCTGACCGAGGCCGTCGTGGACCTGGGGTACCGGGAGTCCTGGGTGCTCCAGGGACCTGAGAACCTCGTGACCGCGCGGGACCGGACGGCGGGTTTCCTCGCCGGGCTGGCCGCCCGCGGGCTCGAACCCGCCCAGCGGGTCGCGGGTCCCTTCACCCGCGACGGCGCCTACGACGCGGTGGCGGCCCTGCTCGCCGACCGGCCGCGACGGCGCCGGACCGCACCGGCCCCGGTGCTGCTGGCGGTGAACGACGTCATGGCCGTGGGGGCCATCGCCGCCGCGCGGGACGCGGGGCTGGACGTCCCGCGCGACCTCGCCGTGGCGGGGTTCGACGACATCCCGACGCTGCGCGACGTCGCGCCCGCGCTGACGACGGTCCGCCTGCCGCTGACCGACATCGGTCGCCGGTTGTTCGACCTGGTCGACTCCGCCGACGGGGGTCCGGCGCGCCTGGAGCACGTCGCGGGTGAGGTCCTGCTGCGGGCGAGCACCCCCGCCCTGTCCTGA
- a CDS encoding GNAT family N-acetyltransferase: MGTPAEDLVVTHDETAHRWEGRLEGRVVALADYVPHGDGIAMVHTEVDPAHENQGLATTVVDAALRDARARGWRVVPACSFVRLHVRRHAQEYADVL, from the coding sequence ATGGGAACCCCCGCCGAGGACCTGGTCGTCACCCACGACGAGACCGCCCACCGCTGGGAGGGCCGGCTCGAGGGGCGGGTGGTCGCCCTGGCCGACTACGTCCCGCACGGCGACGGGATCGCGATGGTCCACACCGAGGTCGACCCGGCCCACGAGAACCAGGGCCTGGCGACCACGGTCGTCGACGCCGCCCTGCGGGACGCGCGGGCGCGGGGGTGGCGGGTGGTGCCTGCCTGCTCCTTCGTCCGGCTGCACGTGCGCCGGCACGCGCAGGAGTACGCGGACGTGCTCTGA
- a CDS encoding amino acid ABC transporter ATP-binding protein, whose amino-acid sequence MSPVLDPAATTPPVVHLEGVHKRFGALEVLRGIDLSVAAGTVTVVLGTSGSGKSTLLRTINHLEKVDAGLVEVNGDLIGYRRTGRHLRELHEREVLRQRSRIGFVFQHFNLFPHLTVLENVVEAPVSAQKRRRAEVEVEARALLARVGLHDKAGEYPRRLSGGQQQRVAIARALALRPSLVLFDEPTSALDPELVGEVLDVIRDLAATGTTMVVVTHEIGFAREVADRVLFLHDGVVLEEGTPSEVFDRPRHDRTRAFLAKVL is encoded by the coding sequence ATGAGCCCCGTCCTGGACCCTGCCGCCACGACCCCGCCCGTCGTGCACCTCGAAGGCGTCCACAAGAGGTTCGGCGCGCTGGAGGTCCTGCGCGGGATCGACCTGTCCGTCGCCGCCGGCACGGTCACCGTGGTGCTCGGCACGTCCGGGTCGGGGAAGTCGACGCTCCTGCGGACCATCAACCACCTCGAGAAGGTCGACGCCGGCCTCGTCGAGGTGAACGGTGACCTCATCGGCTACCGCCGGACGGGCAGGCACCTGCGCGAACTGCACGAGCGGGAGGTCCTGCGCCAGCGGTCCCGCATCGGGTTCGTGTTCCAGCACTTCAACCTGTTCCCGCACCTGACCGTCCTGGAGAACGTCGTCGAAGCCCCGGTGTCGGCGCAGAAGCGCCGGCGGGCCGAGGTGGAGGTCGAGGCGCGGGCTCTGCTGGCACGGGTCGGTCTGCACGACAAGGCCGGTGAGTACCCCCGCCGGCTGTCCGGTGGTCAGCAGCAGCGCGTGGCCATCGCCCGGGCTCTCGCCCTGCGCCCGTCGCTGGTCCTCTTCGACGAACCCACGTCCGCCCTGGACCCCGAACTCGTCGGAGAAGTGCTCGACGTCATCCGCGACCTGGCCGCTACCGGGACGACGATGGTCGTCGTCACGCACGAGATCGGGTTCGCCCGCGAGGTGGCCGACCGGGTGCTGTTCCTGCACGACGGGGTCGTCCTGGAGGAAGGCACCCCCTCCGAGGTCTTCGACCGACCGCGGCACGACCGCACCCGGGCCTTCCTGGCCAAGGTGCTCTGA
- a CDS encoding Gfo/Idh/MocA family protein, translating to MVPTAPHSAARRAVVVGTGAIAHSHVRALRALGERVEVVAAVDLDADRAAAFAAEWSVPRTAATLTEVLAGDEVDLVHVCTPPSSHVELSREALAAGASVVLEKPVALSLAETDRLLAAERASSGSVAVVSQHRFGSGVQRLRSIVEDGSLGRPLVTTCLTQWYRSDAYFQVPWRGSFAVEGGGTTMGHGIHQLDVLLAVLGPWEEVSAMAARGSRPTQTEEVSVATVRFGDGSLASVVNSAVSVRETTVMRFDLELATVELTHLYGYGDDDFRVTAAPGHEGEVETAWAREPRGVPSSHEAQFRAVLDALDAGDAPPVALATARDTLELVAAVYASAFTGEPVRRGQINASNPFWSAMDGTGAVWR from the coding sequence ATGGTGCCCACCGCCCCGCACTCCGCCGCCCGCCGCGCCGTCGTCGTCGGCACCGGCGCCATCGCCCACTCCCACGTCCGGGCGCTGCGCGCGCTGGGTGAGCGGGTCGAGGTCGTGGCCGCGGTCGACCTCGACGCCGACCGGGCCGCCGCGTTCGCCGCCGAGTGGTCCGTCCCGCGCACGGCCGCGACCCTGACCGAGGTCTTGGCCGGGGACGAGGTGGACCTCGTGCACGTCTGCACGCCACCGTCCTCGCACGTCGAGCTGTCCCGGGAGGCGCTCGCCGCCGGGGCCAGCGTCGTGCTGGAGAAGCCCGTGGCCCTCTCGCTGGCGGAGACCGACCGCCTGCTCGCCGCGGAGCGCGCCTCGAGCGGTTCGGTGGCCGTCGTCTCCCAGCACCGGTTCGGTTCCGGCGTGCAGCGGCTGCGCTCGATCGTCGAGGACGGCTCGCTCGGCCGCCCCCTCGTCACGACCTGCCTGACCCAGTGGTACCGCTCGGACGCCTACTTCCAGGTGCCCTGGCGCGGGAGCTTCGCCGTCGAGGGCGGCGGCACCACGATGGGCCACGGCATCCACCAGCTGGACGTGCTGCTCGCCGTCCTCGGGCCGTGGGAGGAGGTCAGCGCCATGGCCGCCCGCGGGTCGCGGCCCACGCAGACCGAGGAGGTCTCCGTGGCGACGGTGCGGTTCGGCGACGGCAGCCTGGCGAGCGTCGTGAACTCGGCGGTCTCGGTGCGCGAGACGACGGTCATGCGGTTCGACCTGGAGCTGGCGACGGTGGAACTGACCCACCTCTACGGCTACGGCGACGACGACTTCCGCGTCACCGCCGCCCCCGGTCACGAGGGGGAGGTCGAGACGGCCTGGGCGCGCGAGCCCCGGGGCGTGCCCTCCAGCCACGAGGCCCAGTTCCGGGCCGTCCTCGACGCGCTCGACGCCGGGGACGCTCCCCCCGTCGCGCTCGCCACGGCCCGGGACACCCTCGAGCTCGTCGCCGCCGTCTACGCGTCCGCGTTCACCGGCGAGCCGGTGCGGCGCGGGCAGATCAACGCCTCGAACCCGTTCTGGTCGGCCATGGACGGGACCGGCGCCGTCTGGCGCTGA
- a CDS encoding ABC transporter substrate-binding protein: MLSRRTWLLSLAATPWAVSACATGTADPAAAPSGSGAAGGVDTSPAQRGRLTAEAVPEIAATVPRAIRDRRTLVIGTTGNGAPPLSFAADDDRTVIGIEPDIALLVAGVLGLEPDVRATSWENLFLSVDSGQFDVGFSNITVTEERKEEYDFASYRVDTLAWEVARDSGITTIAGPADVAGLTVSVGSGTNQEKVLLEWNQQNEAAGREPATIQYYQQASDTYLALKSGRIQANFGPNPTAAYHALVAGDTRIVGTVPGGGTVQADIAAMTKKDDGLVQALAAALDHLIAGGQYAGTLERWNLADEAVPQSQVNPPGLPKSA; encoded by the coding sequence GTGCTCAGCCGTCGTACCTGGCTCCTGTCGCTGGCCGCCACCCCGTGGGCCGTGTCCGCGTGCGCCACGGGCACCGCCGACCCCGCCGCCGCACCCTCGGGATCGGGTGCCGCCGGAGGCGTCGACACCAGCCCCGCCCAGAGGGGCCGGCTGACCGCCGAGGCGGTCCCGGAGATCGCGGCCACGGTGCCCCGGGCGATCCGCGACCGCAGGACCCTCGTCATCGGCACCACCGGCAACGGGGCCCCGCCGCTGAGCTTCGCGGCCGACGACGACAGGACCGTCATCGGGATCGAACCCGACATCGCCCTGCTGGTCGCCGGCGTCCTGGGGCTCGAGCCCGACGTGCGGGCGACCAGTTGGGAGAACCTCTTCCTCTCGGTCGACTCCGGCCAGTTCGACGTGGGGTTCTCCAACATCACCGTCACCGAGGAGCGCAAGGAGGAGTACGACTTCGCCTCCTACCGCGTGGACACGCTGGCGTGGGAGGTCGCGAGGGACTCCGGGATCACGACGATCGCCGGCCCCGCGGACGTCGCGGGCCTGACGGTGTCGGTCGGCTCGGGCACGAACCAGGAGAAGGTGCTGCTGGAGTGGAACCAGCAGAACGAGGCCGCCGGCCGCGAACCCGCCACCATCCAGTACTACCAGCAGGCCTCGGACACCTACCTGGCGCTGAAGTCCGGGCGCATCCAGGCGAACTTCGGCCCGAACCCCACCGCCGCCTACCACGCCCTCGTCGCCGGTGACACGAGGATCGTCGGCACGGTCCCCGGCGGCGGCACGGTCCAGGCCGACATCGCCGCGATGACGAAGAAGGACGACGGCCTCGTCCAGGCCCTCGCCGCCGCGCTGGACCACCTCATCGCCGGCGGGCAGTACGCGGGGACGCTGGAGCGGTGGAACCTCGCGGACGAGGCCGTGCCGCAGTCGCAGGTGAACCCGCCGGGCCTGCCGAAGAGCGCCTGA
- a CDS encoding serine/threonine-protein kinase: MVTPYPHPSGDARTRAVPAGGHPGPHGGAPQGPGGVEDPRLQRTPDQGWSPHTYAPSPGDTLGRYRLDREIGQGGMGIVYLGLDDEQRAAALKVLKPHIAADPQARQRLAREVATLERVRSPRVAEVIAADVDGPWPHLVTRYVPGPSLEHVVQTRGPLRGGRLRDLGHGLAEALHAIHAAGVVHRDLKPSNVLLLDGLPVVIDFGIAHVADDVRLTSTGLVMGTPGYLSPEVVAGGLVSPATDWWGWAATVAFAASGRPPFGTGPMEVVLDRVRRADVDLSGVPADLRGPLLAALAVNPAHRPAPDALLRALDGATTGPQAHLGPADRTTAVPADVPAGRGRDQGPRSRFESLIADEGRAAGPATGSAAEATSVLPPVRPAAPTARVPQSGPVDRRPPVQQAPPGWIPQAPGPGQGPQQAPARYDATQAHPLAGQPAAQAPRLGTNGEPARPQRSWTILAGLLALVGVFAVAPAAGVALALVGGTAARTVDRAAAGLFRRRWEAGPRPTDAFAVGAATPWHALRAAVSTVFASIIPLLVGVSVVFILGTFTRGALGGYESAWTLAAAGLTGTLVAWHGPGGRSLQRGTRTAIRGALRGERETGVAVGVLLLVAFAALLVVLGGGQPDWRPLTSSPLQWLS, translated from the coding sequence GTGGTCACCCCCTACCCGCACCCCTCGGGCGACGCGCGCACCCGTGCCGTGCCCGCGGGCGGCCACCCCGGTCCGCACGGCGGTGCACCGCAGGGCCCGGGCGGGGTCGAGGACCCGCGCCTGCAGCGCACCCCCGACCAGGGCTGGTCGCCGCACACCTACGCGCCCTCGCCCGGTGACACGCTCGGCCGCTACCGGCTGGACCGCGAGATCGGCCAGGGCGGCATGGGCATCGTCTACCTCGGCCTGGACGACGAGCAGCGCGCCGCGGCGCTCAAGGTGCTCAAACCGCACATCGCCGCCGACCCGCAGGCTCGCCAGCGCCTGGCCCGCGAGGTCGCCACGCTCGAACGCGTCCGCTCCCCGCGCGTCGCGGAGGTCATCGCCGCCGACGTCGACGGGCCGTGGCCGCACCTGGTGACCCGCTACGTGCCCGGCCCGTCGCTGGAACACGTCGTGCAGACCCGCGGACCGCTGCGCGGCGGCCGGTTGCGCGACCTCGGGCACGGTCTGGCCGAGGCGTTGCACGCCATCCACGCCGCCGGGGTCGTCCACCGCGACCTCAAGCCCAGCAACGTCCTGCTGCTCGACGGGCTGCCCGTGGTCATCGACTTCGGCATCGCGCACGTCGCCGACGACGTCCGGCTCACCTCCACCGGGCTCGTCATGGGCACCCCCGGCTACCTCTCGCCCGAGGTCGTCGCCGGGGGTCTCGTCTCCCCGGCCACCGACTGGTGGGGCTGGGCCGCGACCGTCGCGTTCGCCGCCAGCGGTCGCCCCCCGTTCGGCACCGGTCCCATGGAGGTCGTCCTCGACCGCGTCCGGCGGGCCGACGTCGACCTGTCCGGCGTGCCCGCCGACCTGCGCGGCCCCCTCCTCGCGGCGCTCGCCGTCAACCCGGCCCACCGCCCCGCCCCCGACGCCCTGCTGCGCGCGCTCGACGGGGCGACGACCGGTCCCCAGGCCCACCTCGGTCCCGCGGACCGCACGACCGCCGTGCCGGCCGACGTGCCGGCGGGTCGGGGACGGGATCAGGGACCGCGGTCCCGGTTCGAGTCCCTCATCGCCGACGAGGGGCGGGCCGCCGGCCCCGCGACGGGGTCCGCGGCCGAGGCCACCAGCGTCCTGCCGCCCGTGCGGCCGGCCGCTCCGACCGCCCGGGTCCCGCAGTCCGGGCCGGTGGACCGGCGCCCGCCCGTCCAGCAGGCCCCGCCCGGGTGGATCCCGCAGGCGCCCGGGCCGGGCCAGGGCCCGCAGCAGGCCCCCGCCCGGTACGACGCGACGCAGGCGCACCCCCTGGCCGGTCAGCCCGCCGCCCAGGCGCCCCGCCTCGGGACGAACGGCGAACCGGCGCGGCCGCAGCGGTCCTGGACGATCCTCGCCGGCCTGCTGGCCCTCGTGGGTGTCTTCGCCGTGGCGCCGGCCGCGGGTGTCGCGCTGGCCCTCGTGGGCGGGACCGCCGCCCGCACCGTCGACCGCGCCGCCGCCGGGCTGTTCCGCCGCCGCTGGGAGGCCGGGCCCCGGCCGACGGACGCGTTCGCCGTGGGTGCGGCCACCCCGTGGCACGCCCTGCGCGCCGCGGTGTCGACGGTCTTCGCCTCGATCATCCCGCTGCTCGTCGGGGTGAGCGTCGTGTTCATCCTCGGCACCTTCACCCGGGGCGCCCTCGGCGGTTACGAGAGCGCGTGGACGCTGGCCGCCGCCGGCCTGACGGGCACGCTCGTCGCCTGGCACGGACCGGGGGGCCGGTCGCTGCAGCGCGGCACCCGCACCGCGATCCGGGGCGCGCTGCGGGGTGAGCGCGAGACGGGTGTCGCCGTCGGCGTGCTGCTGCTCGTCGCCTTCGCGGCCCTGCTCGTGGTGCTGGGCGGGGGCCAGCCCGACTGGCGGCCCCTGACGTCCTCGCCGCTGCAGTGGCTGAGCTGA